In Paracoccus aminophilus JCM 7686, a single window of DNA contains:
- a CDS encoding PRC-barrel domain-containing protein, whose amino-acid sequence MKVLLAAAATVALATGAFAQTAPEQSAPAQAAETAKDAAQTAADAAKEAAQKVGEAAVQAGQETGAAVKNAVDAAKNAADAAVDAADQAGESAAAAANNAAAATTDKAGELADQAKTTAAAAANKAADAADKAADSAAEAVKAAETAIAAPDVAAPVISASSPGILSSWVTSRQIWTTNDSTSTPWAGEALAKRPAEWTQVAKVDDLVLDDHGKLVGYVADIGGFLGIGAKKVLLGKDAIHLLTIGEDRFYATNFTKAELEALPDFDPATVLK is encoded by the coding sequence ATGAAAGTCTTGCTCGCTGCCGCTGCGACGGTTGCATTGGCCACTGGAGCCTTTGCTCAGACGGCGCCGGAGCAAAGCGCTCCGGCTCAGGCCGCCGAGACCGCGAAGGATGCGGCACAGACTGCGGCAGATGCCGCCAAGGAGGCCGCGCAAAAAGTCGGCGAGGCCGCTGTTCAAGCCGGTCAGGAAACCGGCGCTGCCGTGAAAAACGCCGTAGATGCCGCGAAGAATGCTGCAGATGCGGCGGTGGATGCCGCCGATCAGGCCGGAGAATCTGCGGCGGCTGCGGCCAATAATGCCGCTGCCGCCACCACCGACAAGGCGGGCGAACTGGCCGATCAGGCCAAGACGACCGCTGCGGCTGCGGCGAACAAAGCCGCTGATGCGGCCGACAAGGCCGCCGATTCGGCCGCTGAGGCGGTGAAGGCTGCGGAAACCGCGATTGCTGCCCCCGATGTCGCTGCGCCGGTGATTTCGGCAAGCTCGCCCGGGATCCTGAGCTCCTGGGTTACCAGCCGTCAGATCTGGACGACGAATGATTCGACCAGCACGCCCTGGGCTGGCGAGGCTTTGGCCAAGCGGCCGGCGGAATGGACCCAGGTTGCCAAGGTCGATGACCTCGTGCTCGACGATCATGGCAAGCTGGTCGGCTATGTCGCCGATATCGGCGGCTTCCTTGGCATCGGCGCGAAGAAGGTCCTGCTGGGCAAGGATGCGATCCACCTTCTGACGATTGGCGAGGACCGCTTCTACGCGACCAACTTCACCAAAGCCGAGCTTGAGGCTTTGCCCGATTTCGATCCGGCGACCGTTCTGAAGTGA
- a CDS encoding SspB family protein, whose translation MARGIDYGGMMHRAMQGLIADVLRSVAAEGLPGEHHFFITFDTRDPDVQMADWLRERYPEEMTIVIQHWFDNLVIEKDHFEITLNFGNSPEPLHVPFDAVRTFVDPSVEFGLRFETQNEDDDEEDDEEDEDDAEDGVEVAEAEEAPKTGAEVVSLDKWRK comes from the coding sequence ATGGCACGCGGAATCGATTATGGCGGAATGATGCACCGCGCCATGCAGGGGCTCATTGCTGACGTTCTGCGCTCGGTCGCGGCAGAAGGCTTGCCGGGAGAGCATCATTTCTTCATCACCTTCGACACCCGGGATCCGGATGTGCAGATGGCCGATTGGCTGCGCGAGCGCTATCCGGAAGAGATGACCATCGTCATCCAGCACTGGTTCGACAATCTCGTGATCGAGAAAGACCATTTCGAGATCACGCTGAACTTCGGCAACTCGCCCGAGCCGCTGCATGTGCCCTTCGATGCGGTGCGCACCTTCGTCGATCCTTCGGTCGAATTCGGTCTGCGGTTCGAGACCCAGAACGAGGATGATGACGAGGAAGACGACGAGGAAGACGAGGATGACGCCGAAGACGGGGTCGAGGTTGCCGAGGCCGAAGAGGCTCCGAAAACCGGCGCCGAGGTGGTCAGCCTGGACAAGTGGCGCAAGTAA
- a CDS encoding class I SAM-dependent methyltransferase: MSDLSLFLGQFLRRPSEIRSLVPTGRAAAREMARHVRPEMEAVAEIGVGTGTITKAILARGLPPERLELYELNAAFCGRLRELFPGTHVHNLPAQEMVNVGRKDLDAVISCVPTLPLPDEIQSAILGAALKMMKPGAPFVQITYGPLPPLSDAVRARFGLSHQKSRRIWANFPPASIYVFRQLG; this comes from the coding sequence TTGTCCGACCTGTCGCTGTTTCTTGGCCAATTTCTGCGCCGCCCCTCTGAAATCCGCTCGCTCGTGCCGACCGGGCGCGCCGCCGCTCGCGAAATGGCGCGGCATGTGCGCCCGGAGATGGAGGCGGTGGCGGAAATCGGGGTTGGCACCGGCACCATCACCAAAGCCATTCTGGCGCGCGGCCTGCCGCCGGAACGGCTTGAGCTTTACGAGCTGAATGCCGCGTTTTGCGGCCGTCTGCGCGAGCTTTTCCCCGGCACGCACGTCCATAACCTGCCCGCGCAAGAGATGGTCAATGTCGGGAGGAAGGATCTCGATGCGGTGATTTCCTGCGTCCCGACCCTGCCTCTGCCCGACGAGATCCAAAGCGCGATTCTGGGCGCTGCGCTGAAAATGATGAAGCCGGGCGCGCCCTTCGTGCAGATCACCTATGGCCCCTTGCCGCCGCTCTCGGATGCGGTGCGCGCGCGCTTTGGTCTGAGCCACCAGAAAAGCCGCCGGATCTGGGCCAATTTCCCGCCTGCCAGCATCTATGTCTTCCGTCAGCTTGGCTGA
- the fumC gene encoding class II fumarate hydratase, which produces MTKTRTETDSFGPLEVDASKYWGAQTQRSIMNFPIGWEKQPVPIIRALGVIKQAAAEVNMATGNLDPKIGNAMVEAAKEVVAGKFDDNFPLVVWQTGSGTQSNMNANEVISNRAIEILGGELGSKKPVHPNDHVNMGQSSNDTFPTAMHVGIAMLARDLLIPGLEKLHKALAAKAVEFKDIIKIGRTHTQDATPLTLGQEFGGYAHQVEKGIERVKLALGDIYELAQGGTAVGTGLNTKKGWDTAIAAKIAEITNLPFVTAPNKFEALAAHDAMVFFSGALKTVAASLFKIANDIRLLGSGPRSGLGELILPENEPGSSIMPGKVNPTQAEALTMVCAHVMGNDAAVTFAGSQGHFELNVYNPMMSYNVLQSMQLLGDAAGSFTDNMVVGIEANLPRIDKLMKESLMLVTALAPTIGYDNATKVAKTAHKNGTTLREEAINLGFVDGETFDKVVRPEQMVGPED; this is translated from the coding sequence ATGACCAAGACCCGCACCGAGACCGACAGCTTTGGCCCGCTCGAGGTTGATGCCAGCAAATATTGGGGCGCGCAGACGCAGCGCTCGATCATGAACTTCCCGATCGGCTGGGAAAAGCAGCCCGTGCCGATCATTCGCGCGCTTGGCGTGATCAAGCAGGCCGCCGCCGAAGTGAATATGGCGACCGGCAATCTTGATCCCAAGATCGGCAATGCCATGGTCGAGGCCGCGAAAGAGGTCGTTGCGGGCAAGTTCGACGACAACTTCCCGCTGGTGGTCTGGCAGACCGGCTCGGGCACCCAGTCGAACATGAACGCGAACGAGGTCATCTCGAACCGTGCCATCGAGATTCTGGGCGGCGAGCTTGGCTCGAAAAAGCCGGTTCACCCGAATGACCATGTGAACATGGGCCAGTCCTCGAACGACACTTTCCCGACCGCGATGCATGTCGGCATTGCCATGCTGGCGCGCGATCTGCTGATCCCGGGGCTCGAAAAGCTGCACAAGGCGCTGGCCGCCAAGGCGGTCGAGTTCAAGGACATCATCAAGATCGGCCGCACCCATACGCAGGATGCAACGCCCCTGACCTTGGGTCAGGAATTCGGCGGCTATGCCCATCAGGTCGAAAAAGGCATTGAGCGCGTGAAACTCGCGCTTGGCGACATCTATGAGCTCGCGCAGGGCGGCACGGCTGTCGGCACCGGGCTCAACACCAAAAAAGGCTGGGACACTGCGATTGCCGCGAAGATCGCGGAAATCACCAACCTGCCTTTCGTGACCGCACCGAACAAATTCGAGGCTCTGGCCGCGCATGATGCGATGGTGTTTTTCTCGGGCGCGCTGAAGACGGTTGCGGCCTCGCTCTTCAAGATCGCGAACGACATCCGCTTGCTGGGTTCGGGTCCGCGCTCGGGTCTGGGCGAGCTGATCCTGCCGGAAAACGAGCCGGGCTCTTCGATCATGCCGGGCAAGGTCAACCCGACCCAGGCCGAGGCGCTGACCATGGTCTGTGCCCATGTCATGGGCAATGACGCGGCGGTGACCTTCGCGGGTTCGCAGGGCCATTTCGAACTCAACGTCTATAATCCGATGATGAGCTACAATGTCTTGCAATCCATGCAGCTCTTGGGCGATGCGGCGGGCTCTTTCACCGACAATATGGTCGTCGGCATCGAGGCGAACCTGCCGCGAATCGACAAGCTGATGAAGGAATCGCTGATGCTGGTGACGGCGCTGGCGCCGACCATCGGTTACGACAACGCCACGAAAGTCGCCAAGACCGCCCACAAGAACGGCACGACGCTCCGCGAAGAGGCGATCAATCTGGGCTTCGTCGATGGCGAGACCTTCGACAAGGTCGTTCGTCCTGAGCAGATGGTCGGCCCCGAAGACTGA
- a CDS encoding DUF4169 family protein: MTVINLRQARKDRARVEKRAKGDENAAKFGRSKAETAQSRAEAELSARRLDGHHLDGGRAPGEGADD, from the coding sequence ATGACTGTCATCAACCTGCGTCAGGCGCGCAAGGACCGTGCCCGCGTCGAAAAGCGCGCCAAGGGCGATGAAAATGCCGCGAAATTCGGGCGTTCCAAGGCGGAAACCGCGCAGAGTCGTGCTGAGGCCGAGCTGAGCGCGCGCCGTCTCGACGGGCATCACCTTGACGGCGGCCGCGCGCCGGGCGAGGGCGCGGATGATTGA
- a CDS encoding ribbon-helix-helix domain-containing protein, whose protein sequence is MIDLPPLSAPAKHSVTIDGHRTSVSLEEAFWRELRAIAQVQQTTPAALIAAIDHQRPPEVGLATAIRLYVLAEVKAGRNLAATAIGD, encoded by the coding sequence ATGATTGATCTGCCGCCTTTGAGCGCGCCCGCGAAACACTCGGTCACGATTGACGGGCACCGCACCAGCGTCAGTCTGGAGGAGGCCTTCTGGCGCGAGTTGCGCGCGATTGCGCAGGTGCAACAGACCACCCCCGCCGCGCTGATTGCCGCCATCGACCACCAGCGCCCGCCCGAGGTCGGCCTTGCCACCGCGATCCGGCTTTACGTTCTTGCCGAGGTCAAGGCGGGGAGAAACCTTGCGGCGACGGCCATCGGCGACTAA
- a CDS encoding YebC/PmpR family DNA-binding transcriptional regulator — MAGHSKWANIQHRKGRQDGIRSKLFSKLSKEITVAAKMGDPDPDKNPRLRLAVKEAKSNSVPKDVIDRAIKKAVGGDAENYDEIRYEGYGPNGIAIIVEAMTDNRNRTASNVRSYFTKSGGDMGQTGSVSFMFDRVGEIFYKAAIGDADTVMMAALEAGADDVESDDEGHWIYTSDQSLIDVAGALESSLGESEHAKLIWKPQAPTEITDLEMAQKLMKLIDTLEDDDDVQNVTANFDLSESVAAQL, encoded by the coding sequence ATGGCTGGCCATTCCAAATGGGCGAACATTCAGCACCGCAAAGGGCGCCAGGACGGCATCCGTTCGAAGCTGTTTTCCAAGCTCTCCAAAGAAATCACCGTCGCTGCCAAGATGGGCGACCCTGATCCCGACAAGAACCCGCGCCTGCGTCTGGCGGTGAAGGAAGCGAAGTCAAACTCGGTTCCGAAAGACGTGATCGACCGCGCCATCAAGAAGGCGGTCGGTGGTGATGCCGAGAACTATGACGAGATCCGCTATGAGGGCTATGGTCCGAACGGCATCGCGATCATCGTCGAGGCCATGACCGACAACCGCAACCGCACCGCCTCGAATGTGCGCAGCTATTTTACCAAATCCGGCGGTGACATGGGCCAGACCGGCTCGGTCAGCTTCATGTTCGATCGCGTCGGCGAGATCTTCTACAAAGCCGCGATTGGCGATGCCGATACCGTCATGATGGCGGCTTTGGAGGCCGGGGCCGATGATGTCGAGAGCGACGATGAAGGTCACTGGATCTATACGTCGGATCAGAGCCTGATCGATGTCGCGGGCGCGCTGGAAAGCTCGCTTGGCGAATCGGAGCATGCGAAGCTGATCTGGAAGCCGCAGGCGCCGACCGAGATTACCGATCTCGAGATGGCGCAGAAGCTGATGAAGCTGATCGACACGTTGGAAGATGATGACGACGTCCAGAATGTGACGGCGAATTTCGATCTCTCCGAGAGCGTGGCCGCGCAGCTTTGA
- a CDS encoding LysR family transcriptional regulator ArgP, whose protein sequence is MHDYAALEALAEIIRRGSFEAAAAQLSLTPSAVSQRIKGLEERLGAVLIHRGPPATGTETGLRLMQHLDQVRLLEQSLETAIRPKAGPAVLKIAVNADSLATWFMPAMTALPVLFDLVIDDQDHARDWLRQGQVSAAITSNPNPVAGCDARALGHMRYLATATPEFHARHFAQGLTAQSLAAAPTIIFNTKDALQMRWAERATGAKLRLSGHRIPASEPFAHAIELGLGWGMIPESMALPAITAGRLVTLAPGQPFDVPLYWQVSRDIAAAIAPLTQAICKRAAEDLRP, encoded by the coding sequence ATGCACGACTATGCCGCTCTCGAAGCTCTGGCCGAGATCATCCGCCGCGGCTCGTTCGAGGCGGCAGCGGCGCAACTCTCGCTCACCCCCTCTGCCGTGTCCCAACGCATCAAGGGGCTCGAGGAGCGCCTCGGCGCCGTGCTCATCCACCGAGGCCCCCCCGCAACCGGCACCGAAACCGGGCTCCGACTGATGCAGCATCTCGATCAGGTCCGCCTGCTCGAACAAAGCCTCGAGACCGCGATCCGTCCCAAGGCGGGTCCGGCGGTCCTGAAAATCGCGGTCAATGCCGACAGCCTCGCGACCTGGTTCATGCCCGCGATGACGGCGCTGCCCGTGCTCTTCGATCTGGTGATCGACGATCAGGACCACGCCCGAGACTGGCTCCGGCAAGGTCAGGTCTCGGCGGCGATCACCTCAAACCCCAATCCGGTCGCGGGCTGCGACGCCCGCGCGCTCGGCCATATGCGCTATCTCGCGACCGCCACGCCCGAATTCCACGCGCGCCATTTCGCGCAAGGGCTCACCGCGCAAAGCCTCGCCGCCGCGCCCACGATCATCTTCAACACCAAGGACGCGCTGCAAATGCGATGGGCCGAACGCGCCACCGGCGCGAAACTTCGCCTCTCCGGCCACCGCATCCCCGCCTCGGAACCCTTCGCCCATGCGATCGAACTCGGCCTCGGCTGGGGCATGATCCCCGAAAGCATGGCGCTCCCCGCGATCACCGCAGGCCGCCTGGTCACGCTGGCCCCCGGGCAGCCGTTTGACGTGCCGCTTTACTGGCAGGTCAGCCGCGACATCGCCGCGGCCATCGCCCCGCTGACGCAGGCCATATGCAAAAGGGCCGCAGAAGACCTGCGACCCTGA
- a CDS encoding LysE/ArgO family amino acid transporter, protein MQSYLAGLGMLLSLIVAIGAQNAFVLKQGLLRQHVLAVALFCALSDALLIVAGVAGAGVIVSAHPGFLTATKWGGALFLFWYGLRSFRAAWVGGQELHATAGTAVQLGAVLSTAAALTWLNPHVYLDTLILLGAVSAQAESRWLFALGAVSGSLGFFLLLGFGARLLAPVFARPIAWRVLDALVGAMMWLIAWGLVRG, encoded by the coding sequence ATGCAATCCTATCTTGCCGGTCTGGGCATGCTCTTGTCATTGATCGTTGCCATTGGCGCGCAGAATGCCTTTGTGCTGAAACAAGGCCTGTTGCGGCAGCATGTGCTGGCGGTGGCCCTGTTTTGCGCGCTCTCAGATGCGCTGCTGATTGTCGCGGGGGTCGCTGGTGCGGGGGTGATCGTCTCGGCTCATCCGGGCTTTTTGACGGCGACGAAATGGGGCGGGGCGCTCTTTCTTTTCTGGTATGGGCTGCGGTCGTTTCGCGCGGCTTGGGTGGGCGGTCAGGAGCTGCATGCGACGGCGGGCACGGCGGTGCAGTTGGGTGCGGTTCTGAGCACGGCGGCGGCGCTGACCTGGCTCAATCCGCATGTCTATCTGGATACGCTGATCCTGCTAGGTGCGGTTTCGGCGCAGGCCGAGAGCCGGTGGCTGTTTGCTTTGGGCGCGGTCTCGGGCTCGCTTGGGTTCTTCCTGCTTTTGGGCTTTGGCGCGCGTTTGCTCGCGCCGGTCTTTGCCCGCCCGATCGCGTGGCGCGTGCTCGACGCATTGGTCGGTGCGATGATGTGGCTGATCGCCTGGGGGTTGGTGCGCGGATGA